In a single window of the Notamacropus eugenii isolate mMacEug1 chromosome 4, mMacEug1.pri_v2, whole genome shotgun sequence genome:
- the C4H12orf43 gene encoding protein CUSTOS isoform X1: protein MKGSGRTTHNAPSRTKMAAPRGSVSDGESSEDNDAEELQRCREAAVPAWGWGSRPEGGQEVTAKDNRPAARPSLRHKVDEHEQDGNELQTTPEFRVHVAKKLGALLDSCITLSDSSSTPVQAPVQTGPEEDDGFRLFFTSIPGSPKDAAPPARTRKRLPPSSSSDSDSDEQWRRCQEAAVSATDILQPGALPAQEAPIEQQVPKKKKKKKAQSQVGQGKEAGPRGSPEKQARPLSLHKELEAGGTQYNGDHAPLTAKRKKRRKKKRTEKNEAPPSPTQKGRVTSATV from the exons ATGAAGGGAAGCGGAAGGACGACCCACAATGCACCGTCGCGGACCAAGATGGCCGCGCCCAGGGGTAGCGTGAGCGACGGCGAGAGCAGCGAGGATAACGACGCCGAGGAACTGCAGCGCTGCCGGGAGGCGGCCGTGCCGGCCTGGGGCTGGGGGTCGCGCCCTGAGGGGGGACAAG AGGTCACAGCTAAGGACAATCGGCCAGCTGCCCGTCCAAGCCTCAG ACACAAGGTGGATGAGCATGAGCAGGATGGGAATGAGCTGCAGACCACTCCGGAGTTCCGGGTTCATGTAGCAAAAAAACTGGGAGCCTTATTGGACAG CTGTATCACCCTTTCGGACTCCAGCTCCACACCCGTGCAGGCTCCTGTGCAGACAGGCCCCGAAGAGGATGATG GCTTCCGCCTCTTCTTCACGTCCATCCCAGGCAGCCCAAAGGATGCAGCGCCTCCCGCCAGGACCAGAAAGCGGCTTCCGCCCAGTTCCAG CAGTGACTCAGACAGCGATGAGCAGTGGAGAAGATGCCAGGAGGCAGCTGTGTCTGCGACAGACATTCTGCAGCCTGGAGCCCTGCCTGCCCAGGAGGCCCCCATAGAGCAGCAGGTacccaagaaaaagaagaagaagaaggcgCAGTCACAGGTTGGACAGGGGAAGGAAGCTGGTCCCAGAGGGAGCCCGGAGAAGCAGGCTCGGCCCCTGTCCCTTCACAAGGAGCTAGAAGCGGGAGGGACCCAGTACAATGGGGACCACGCACCGCTCactgcaaagagaaagaaaagaaggaagaaaaaacggACAGAGAAAAACGAGGCCCCACCATCCCCAACGCAGAAAGGCCGAGTGACCAGTGCCACTGTGTGA
- the C4H12orf43 gene encoding protein CUSTOS isoform X2, which yields MKGSGRTTHNAPSRTKMAAPRGSVSDGESSEDNDAEELQRCREAAVPAWGWGSRPEGGQEVTAKDNRPAARPSLRHKVDEHEQDGNELQTTPEFRVHVAKKLGALLDSCITLSDSSSTPVQAPVQTGPEEDDGFRLFFTSIPGSPKDAAPPARTRKRLPPSSSDSDSDEQWRRCQEAAVSATDILQPGALPAQEAPIEQQVPKKKKKKKAQSQVGQGKEAGPRGSPEKQARPLSLHKELEAGGTQYNGDHAPLTAKRKKRRKKKRTEKNEAPPSPTQKGRVTSATV from the exons ATGAAGGGAAGCGGAAGGACGACCCACAATGCACCGTCGCGGACCAAGATGGCCGCGCCCAGGGGTAGCGTGAGCGACGGCGAGAGCAGCGAGGATAACGACGCCGAGGAACTGCAGCGCTGCCGGGAGGCGGCCGTGCCGGCCTGGGGCTGGGGGTCGCGCCCTGAGGGGGGACAAG AGGTCACAGCTAAGGACAATCGGCCAGCTGCCCGTCCAAGCCTCAG ACACAAGGTGGATGAGCATGAGCAGGATGGGAATGAGCTGCAGACCACTCCGGAGTTCCGGGTTCATGTAGCAAAAAAACTGGGAGCCTTATTGGACAG CTGTATCACCCTTTCGGACTCCAGCTCCACACCCGTGCAGGCTCCTGTGCAGACAGGCCCCGAAGAGGATGATG GCTTCCGCCTCTTCTTCACGTCCATCCCAGGCAGCCCAAAGGATGCAGCGCCTCCCGCCAGGACCAGAAAGCGGCTTCCGCCCAGTTCCAG TGACTCAGACAGCGATGAGCAGTGGAGAAGATGCCAGGAGGCAGCTGTGTCTGCGACAGACATTCTGCAGCCTGGAGCCCTGCCTGCCCAGGAGGCCCCCATAGAGCAGCAGGTacccaagaaaaagaagaagaagaaggcgCAGTCACAGGTTGGACAGGGGAAGGAAGCTGGTCCCAGAGGGAGCCCGGAGAAGCAGGCTCGGCCCCTGTCCCTTCACAAGGAGCTAGAAGCGGGAGGGACCCAGTACAATGGGGACCACGCACCGCTCactgcaaagagaaagaaaagaaggaagaaaaaacggACAGAGAAAAACGAGGCCCCACCATCCCCAACGCAGAAAGGCCGAGTGACCAGTGCCACTGTGTGA